A single region of the Nocardioides aquaticus genome encodes:
- a CDS encoding ammonium transporter, producing the protein MDGYYAFMLVATAFVLMMTVPALALFYGGMSRSKSVLNMIMMSFIAAAIVGILYVAVGWSMGWSGNGTFFADPFALVMLNGVETSDYIYVMFQMTFAIITVALISGAIADRVKFSAWVLFIPFWAVLVYFPMAHMVFSCTDDSLICGRIGAQDYAGGTAVHINAGVAALVLAVVIGKRVGWPKDKMRPHNLTLTMLGAGMLWLGWYGFNVGSIVFSEESLADEGLLMEQFYSETGRTFANTTLATMAAILGWLVVERLMHGKATSLGAASGIVAGLVAITPAAGAVDIEGALAIGAIAGALCAVAVGWKFKLGLDDSLDVVGVHLVGGIAGTVLIGFFSTSDGAGGVDGLFYGGGTDSLVAQVLGVLVAVAYSGVITAVLALAIKFTLGWRMNEDDEVGGADLAQHGESAYDLHTGVGGGVKSSVIAGATSAAPNEGART; encoded by the coding sequence GTGCTGATGATGACGGTCCCGGCACTCGCGCTGTTCTACGGCGGCATGTCCCGCTCGAAGTCAGTGCTCAACATGATCATGATGTCCTTCATCGCCGCGGCGATCGTCGGCATCCTCTACGTCGCCGTCGGCTGGTCGATGGGCTGGAGCGGCAACGGCACGTTCTTCGCCGACCCGTTCGCGCTGGTGATGCTCAACGGCGTCGAGACCAGCGACTACATCTACGTGATGTTCCAGATGACCTTCGCGATCATCACCGTCGCGCTCATCAGCGGCGCGATCGCGGACCGGGTGAAGTTCTCGGCCTGGGTGCTGTTCATCCCGTTCTGGGCCGTCCTGGTCTACTTCCCGATGGCGCACATGGTCTTCAGCTGCACCGACGACTCGCTGATCTGCGGCCGGATCGGCGCGCAGGACTACGCCGGCGGAACGGCGGTCCACATCAACGCCGGTGTCGCCGCCCTGGTCCTGGCCGTGGTCATCGGCAAGCGGGTCGGCTGGCCCAAGGACAAGATGCGTCCGCACAACCTGACGCTGACCATGCTCGGCGCGGGCATGCTGTGGCTCGGCTGGTACGGCTTCAACGTCGGCTCGATCGTCTTCTCCGAGGAGTCCCTGGCAGACGAGGGCCTCCTGATGGAGCAGTTCTACTCCGAGACCGGCCGCACCTTCGCCAACACGACGCTCGCCACCATGGCCGCCATCCTCGGCTGGCTGGTCGTCGAGCGCCTGATGCACGGCAAGGCGACCTCCCTGGGCGCCGCGTCGGGCATCGTCGCCGGCCTGGTGGCGATCACCCCGGCCGCCGGCGCGGTCGACATCGAGGGCGCGCTGGCCATCGGCGCGATCGCCGGTGCGCTGTGCGCCGTCGCGGTCGGCTGGAAGTTCAAGCTGGGCCTGGACGACTCGCTCGACGTCGTCGGGGTCCACCTGGTCGGCGGCATCGCCGGCACGGTGCTGATCGGGTTCTTCTCCACCAGCGACGGCGCGGGCGGGGTCGACGGCCTCTTCTACGGCGGCGGCACCGACTCGCTGGTCGCCCAGGTCCTCGGTGTGCTCGTCGCGGTCGCCTACAGCGGTGTGATCACCGCGGTCCTCGCGCTGGCCATCAAGTTCACCCTCGGCTGGCGGATGAACGAGGACGACGAGGTCGGCGGCGCCGACCTCGCCCAGCACGGTGAGAGCGCCTACGACCTGCACACCGGGGTCGGCGGCGGCGTGAAGTCCAGCGTCATCGCGGGCGCCACCTCGGCGGCCCCGAACGAAGGAGCGCGTACGTGA
- a CDS encoding P-II family nitrogen regulator: protein MKLVTAVIKPHKWEDVREALETFGVTGMTVSEVSGYGRQKGHTEVYRGAEYDIALVPKIRVEIVVDDGDADDVVGIVVKTAQTGRIGDGKVWVSPVDAVVRVRTGDRDASAL, encoded by the coding sequence GTGAAGCTCGTGACCGCGGTCATCAAGCCGCACAAGTGGGAGGACGTCCGCGAGGCGCTCGAGACCTTCGGCGTCACCGGGATGACCGTCAGCGAGGTCAGCGGCTACGGCCGGCAGAAGGGCCACACCGAGGTCTACCGCGGCGCGGAGTACGACATCGCGCTGGTGCCCAAGATCCGCGTCGAGATCGTCGTCGACGACGGTGACGCCGACGACGTGGTCGGGATCGTGGTCAAGACCGCGCAGACCGGCAGGATCGGTGACGGCAAGGTCTGGGTCTCGCCCGTCGACGCCGTGGTCCGGGTCCGCACCGGCGACCGGGACGCCTCGGCGCTCTAG
- a CDS encoding P-II family nitrogen regulator, with protein MKLVTAVVKPHKWEDVRVALESVGVTGMTVSEVSGYGRQKGHTEVYRGAEYDVALVPKIRIEVVVDDADVVAVVGAVEQGAQTGRIGDGKVWVSPVDSVVRVRTGERDGEAL; from the coding sequence ATGAAGCTGGTCACCGCCGTCGTCAAGCCGCACAAGTGGGAGGACGTCCGCGTCGCCCTGGAGTCCGTCGGGGTCACGGGGATGACCGTCAGCGAGGTCAGCGGCTACGGCCGGCAGAAGGGCCACACCGAGGTCTACCGCGGTGCGGAGTACGACGTCGCGCTGGTGCCCAAGATCCGGATCGAGGTCGTCGTCGACGACGCCGACGTCGTGGCCGTGGTGGGAGCGGTCGAGCAGGGCGCGCAGACCGGGCGCATCGGTGACGGCAAGGTCTGGGTCTCCCCGGTCGACTCGGTGGTGCGCGTCCGCACCGGCGAGCGCGACGGCGAGGCCCTGTGA
- a CDS encoding [protein-PII] uridylyltransferase, which produces MTAADRAARTDAADRRCREAYEGAGGPEEGMALVAVGGYGRGELAPYSDLDVVLVHEDVVDPGRVASDVWYPLWDSGTALDHSVRSVSEMLEAAGADLKVALGLLDLRHVAGDPHLTVRLRTELLAAWRRGARERLPALRRLVVSRHELMGELAHLSVPDLKESEGGLRDAGVLRALGATWLVDVPHADLERCRRTMLDVRDLAQEAAGRASDRVVPETWAAVATGLGLADDRAAQHHVRELGRRVTHLSRLTWRRVEDVLTRPTSTRRARRPDLHPIAPGLALARGEVVLAAGARPEDDPVLLLRAAAEAAERDVVLAPPTAARLAREGAALPDPWPAEARQALVRLLAAGRGMLGVWETLEETGALAQVLPEWERIRLLPHASTVHRFTVDRHVVETCVEAAGLIRFVSRPDVLVVAALLHDIGKGGLTEHSVAGEPIARAVAARMGFSPDAVDLVARLVRWHLLLAETATTRDPDDPATVALVTDRMGDAESLQLLRALTEADAKATSTKAWSSWRAGLIQDLARRGLAALDAGTALPAITTDEVAVPEEATRGELVVQKTVVTDGCRLTTVARDRVGLLADLAAALALQRVPVRAARIWSQGEYGVCVWEVGDEHLDPAVLRERYEAVVDGRIDPVARLRPDQGSALEPAVVVRPEASEHATVLEVRAADRPGVVWLVCRALAALDVTVRSAHLDTLGPQAVDVFYLQEESAGVLSETRAAEAAHAVRAALTRPG; this is translated from the coding sequence GTGACCGCGGCCGACCGCGCCGCGCGTACCGACGCCGCCGACCGGCGCTGCCGCGAGGCCTACGAGGGCGCCGGGGGACCCGAGGAGGGCATGGCGCTGGTCGCGGTCGGCGGCTACGGACGCGGCGAGCTGGCCCCGTACTCCGACCTCGACGTGGTGCTCGTCCACGAGGACGTCGTCGACCCGGGCCGGGTCGCCTCCGACGTCTGGTACCCGCTGTGGGACTCCGGCACCGCGCTGGACCACTCCGTGCGGAGCGTCAGCGAGATGCTGGAGGCCGCGGGAGCGGACCTCAAGGTGGCGCTCGGCCTGCTGGACCTGCGGCACGTCGCGGGTGACCCGCACCTGACGGTGCGGCTGCGCACCGAGCTGCTCGCCGCCTGGCGGCGCGGCGCCCGCGAGCGGCTGCCGGCGCTGCGCCGGCTGGTGGTCTCGCGCCACGAGCTGATGGGGGAGCTGGCCCACCTCTCGGTGCCCGACCTCAAGGAGTCCGAGGGCGGCCTGCGCGACGCCGGCGTGCTGCGGGCGCTGGGCGCGACCTGGCTCGTCGACGTGCCGCACGCCGACCTCGAGCGCTGCCGGCGCACCATGCTCGACGTGCGCGACCTGGCCCAGGAGGCCGCCGGGCGGGCCAGCGACCGGGTGGTCCCGGAGACCTGGGCGGCCGTCGCCACCGGGCTCGGGCTCGCCGACGACCGGGCCGCGCAGCACCACGTCCGGGAGCTCGGACGACGCGTCACCCACCTCTCACGCCTCACCTGGCGCCGGGTCGAGGACGTGCTCACCCGGCCGACGTCCACGCGACGGGCCCGCCGGCCCGACCTCCACCCGATCGCGCCGGGACTGGCGCTGGCCCGGGGCGAGGTGGTGCTGGCCGCCGGCGCCCGTCCCGAGGACGACCCCGTGCTGCTGCTGCGCGCCGCCGCCGAGGCCGCCGAGCGCGACGTCGTGCTGGCTCCGCCGACCGCGGCCCGCTTGGCCCGTGAGGGCGCGGCGCTGCCCGACCCCTGGCCCGCGGAGGCCCGCCAGGCGCTGGTCCGCCTGCTGGCCGCCGGCCGCGGCATGCTCGGGGTCTGGGAGACGCTGGAGGAGACCGGGGCCCTGGCGCAGGTGCTGCCCGAGTGGGAGCGGATACGCCTGCTCCCGCACGCCTCGACCGTGCACCGCTTCACCGTCGACCGCCACGTCGTCGAGACCTGCGTCGAGGCCGCCGGGCTGATCCGGTTCGTCTCGCGCCCCGACGTGCTGGTGGTGGCGGCCCTGCTGCACGACATCGGCAAGGGGGGCCTGACCGAGCACAGCGTCGCCGGCGAGCCGATCGCCCGCGCGGTGGCGGCCCGGATGGGCTTCTCCCCCGACGCCGTGGACCTCGTCGCGCGGCTGGTGCGCTGGCACCTCCTGCTCGCCGAGACCGCGACCACCCGTGACCCCGACGACCCCGCGACCGTGGCGCTGGTGACCGACCGGATGGGCGACGCCGAGTCGCTGCAGCTCCTCCGGGCGCTCACCGAGGCCGACGCCAAGGCCACCTCGACCAAGGCGTGGAGCTCGTGGCGGGCCGGGCTGATCCAGGACCTCGCCCGCCGTGGCCTGGCCGCGCTCGACGCCGGGACGGCCCTGCCCGCGATCACCACCGACGAGGTGGCCGTGCCGGAGGAGGCGACGCGCGGCGAGCTGGTCGTGCAGAAGACCGTCGTCACCGACGGCTGCCGCCTGACCACCGTCGCGCGGGACCGGGTCGGCCTGCTGGCCGACCTGGCGGCGGCGCTGGCGCTGCAGCGGGTCCCGGTGCGCGCGGCACGGATCTGGTCGCAGGGGGAGTACGGCGTCTGCGTCTGGGAGGTCGGCGACGAGCACCTCGACCCCGCGGTGCTCCGTGAGCGGTACGAGGCCGTGGTGGACGGGCGGATCGACCCGGTCGCCCGGCTCCGCCCCGACCAGGGCAGCGCCCTGGAGCCGGCGGTGGTCGTGCGGCCCGAGGCCAGCGAGCACGCCACCGTGCTCGAGGTGCGCGCCGCCGACCGCCCCGGCGTGGTCTGGCTGGTCTGCCGGGCGCTCGCCGCGCTCGACGTCACGGTCCGCTCGGCCCACCTCGACACGCTCGGGCCGCAGGCCGTCGACGTGTTCTACCTCCAGGAGGAGTCCGCGGGAGTGCTCTCGGAGACCAGGGCGGCCGAGGCGGCGCACGCCGTGCGGGCCGCACTGACCCGTCCCGGTTAG
- the ffh gene encoding signal recognition particle protein: protein MFATLSDRLADTFKNLRGKGRLSEADIDATAREIRIALLEADVALPVVREFVAAVKDRARGEEVSGALNPAQQIVKIVNEELVGILGGETRRLRFAKTGPTVIMLAGLQGAGKTTLAAKLALWLKEQGRSPMLVAADLQRPNAVNQLQVNGQRAGVTVFAPEPGNGVGDPVGVARDAMAEARRTLHDVVIVDTAGRLGVDAELMQQAADIRDVVQPDEVLFVVDAMIGQDAVTTAQAFLEGVGFDGVVLTKLDGDARGGAALSIRSVTGRPVMFASSGEKLTDFDVFHPDRMASRILDMGDMLTLIEQAEKTFDSDQALKAAQKLSGQGGAEFTLDDFLEQMQQVRKLGSMSKIMGMLPGMGQFREQLENFDEREIDRIQAIIQSMTPAERANPKMIDGSRRARIAKGSGRAVMDVNQLVDRFFEARKMMQQMARGGGMPGMPGMPGMPGAGAGAGGKRQKKQPQKKGKRVSGNPAKAAQEKVAADRAAKEKAASANPFGTPGGQETDYEQAAAALDRPQDFAKFLK, encoded by the coding sequence GTGTTCGCCACACTCTCCGACCGCCTCGCCGACACCTTCAAGAACCTGCGGGGCAAGGGACGCCTCTCCGAGGCCGACATCGACGCCACGGCCCGCGAGATCCGGATCGCGCTGCTCGAGGCCGACGTGGCGCTGCCCGTCGTGCGCGAGTTCGTGGCCGCGGTCAAGGACCGCGCGCGCGGCGAGGAGGTCAGCGGGGCGCTGAACCCGGCGCAGCAGATCGTCAAGATCGTCAACGAGGAGCTCGTCGGGATCCTCGGCGGGGAGACCCGGCGGCTGCGCTTCGCCAAGACCGGACCGACCGTCATCATGCTCGCCGGGCTCCAGGGCGCCGGCAAGACGACGCTCGCCGCCAAGCTGGCGCTGTGGCTGAAGGAGCAGGGCCGCTCGCCGATGCTGGTCGCCGCGGACCTCCAGCGGCCGAACGCCGTCAACCAGCTGCAGGTCAACGGCCAGCGCGCCGGCGTCACGGTGTTCGCCCCGGAGCCCGGCAACGGCGTCGGCGACCCCGTCGGCGTGGCGCGCGACGCGATGGCCGAGGCCCGCCGCACGCTGCACGACGTCGTCATCGTCGACACCGCCGGCCGGCTCGGCGTCGACGCCGAGCTGATGCAGCAGGCCGCCGACATCCGCGACGTGGTGCAGCCCGACGAGGTGCTCTTCGTCGTCGACGCGATGATCGGCCAGGACGCCGTCACCACCGCCCAGGCCTTCCTCGAGGGCGTCGGCTTCGACGGCGTCGTGCTGACCAAGCTCGACGGCGACGCGCGCGGTGGCGCCGCGCTCTCGATCCGCTCGGTGACCGGCCGCCCGGTCATGTTCGCCTCCTCGGGCGAGAAGCTCACCGACTTCGACGTCTTCCACCCGGACCGGATGGCCTCGCGCATCCTGGACATGGGCGACATGCTGACCCTGATCGAGCAGGCCGAGAAGACCTTCGACTCCGACCAGGCCCTCAAGGCCGCGCAGAAGCTGTCCGGCCAGGGCGGGGCGGAGTTCACCCTCGACGACTTCCTCGAGCAGATGCAGCAGGTCCGCAAGCTCGGGTCGATGTCGAAGATCATGGGGATGCTGCCCGGGATGGGCCAGTTCCGCGAGCAGCTCGAGAACTTCGACGAGCGCGAGATCGACCGGATCCAGGCGATCATCCAGTCGATGACGCCGGCCGAACGGGCCAACCCGAAGATGATCGACGGCTCGCGACGGGCCCGGATCGCCAAGGGCTCGGGCCGCGCGGTGATGGACGTCAACCAGCTCGTCGACCGCTTCTTCGAGGCGCGCAAGATGATGCAGCAGATGGCCCGCGGAGGCGGGATGCCCGGGATGCCGGGCATGCCCGGGATGCCCGGCGCCGGCGCCGGCGCCGGCGGGAAGCGTCAGAAGAAGCAGCCGCAGAAGAAGGGCAAGCGGGTCTCCGGCAACCCGGCCAAGGCCGCGCAGGAGAAGGTGGCCGCCGACCGGGCCGCCAAGGAGAAGGCCGCGAGCGCCAACCCCTTCGGCACCCCCGGCGGCCAGGAGACCGACTACGAGCAGGCCGCGGCCGCGCTGGACCGGCCGCAGGACTTCGCGAAGTTCCTGAAGTGA
- a CDS encoding NYN domain-containing protein has translation MVRPTTVLVVDGANVVGARPDGWWKDRAGAATRLHEQLLVADVPQEKVVLVLEGGAKAGVRPGRDAHVTTVHAAKVGDDKIVEEARRAVEAGHRVTVCTADRILQGRALHAGAETVSPSWLLDLL, from the coding sequence ATGGTGCGCCCGACGACCGTCCTGGTCGTGGACGGTGCCAACGTCGTCGGGGCCCGGCCCGACGGCTGGTGGAAGGACCGCGCCGGCGCGGCGACCCGGCTGCACGAGCAGCTGCTCGTCGCCGACGTGCCGCAGGAGAAGGTCGTGCTGGTCCTGGAGGGCGGCGCCAAGGCCGGGGTGCGGCCCGGGCGGGACGCCCACGTCACCACCGTCCACGCCGCCAAGGTCGGCGACGACAAGATCGTCGAGGAGGCCCGCCGGGCCGTGGAGGCAGGCCACCGCGTGACCGTCTGCACCGCCGACCGGATCCTGCAGGGCCGGGCCCTGCACGCCGGGGCCGAGACGGTCAGCCCGTCCTGGCTGCTCGACCTGCTCTGA
- a CDS encoding maleylpyruvate isomerase family mycothiol-dependent enzyme, translating into MDVHARTAAGRRRLADFFDGLDAAQLETSSLCDPWTVREVLGHLVMPLTGGAGGFAVQLVRARGSLDRASAAVAAELARRPVQELTGLLRDRAETRVRAPGVGPRGQLADGCVHLRDCARPLGLPDDADLDDWRLLLDWLPSGVPGLVPRRRARGLRLVAEDQDWSWGAGPAVSGTSEALAMAMTGRLAALEDLTGPGTDVLRARLTGPS; encoded by the coding sequence ATGGACGTCCACGCGCGGACGGCTGCCGGGCGTCGGAGGCTGGCCGACTTCTTCGACGGCCTCGACGCCGCCCAGCTCGAGACCTCCAGCCTCTGCGACCCGTGGACCGTGCGCGAGGTCCTCGGTCATCTCGTCATGCCGCTCACCGGTGGCGCCGGCGGGTTCGCGGTGCAGCTGGTGCGCGCCCGGGGGTCGCTCGACCGCGCCAGCGCCGCGGTCGCCGCCGAGCTGGCGCGGCGCCCCGTACAGGAGCTGACGGGACTGCTCCGCGACCGGGCGGAGACGCGGGTCCGGGCCCCGGGCGTGGGCCCGAGGGGTCAGCTCGCGGACGGCTGCGTGCACCTGCGGGACTGCGCCCGGCCCCTGGGCCTGCCCGACGACGCGGATCTCGACGACTGGCGCCTCCTGCTCGACTGGCTGCCGTCGGGCGTGCCCGGCCTGGTCCCCCGGCGTCGGGCGCGCGGCCTCCGGCTGGTCGCGGAGGACCAGGACTGGTCCTGGGGCGCGGGGCCGGCCGTGAGCGGGACCAGCGAGGCGCTGGCCATGGCGATGACCGGACGGCTGGCGGCACTCGAGGACCTCACCGGCCCGGGGACCGACGTCCTACGGGCTCGGCTGACCGGCCCCTCGTGA
- a CDS encoding ROK family transcriptional regulator, with protein sequence MTTTGALARLRAGNAQAITVVLAREGALSRADLVRGTGLSRATVSSLVAELIEAGRVVETSERVRPHRGGSGRPPVLVRLSAPTGIVAGVDLGHRHVRVVVADRAGEVLAEERRVLDVDGLGVAALEQAAAMVHEAVDRAGEDVARLQAVGACLPAPLARGTRELDAALMPAWAGVDPEQDLARLVGVAVHVDNDANLGALAELGRGSARLVADVVYVKLASGVGAGLVLGGRLHRGAGGRAGELGHVTSVPDGLACRCGRRGCLETEVSTDRLQDLLRPVHGAAVEDLVGLAEQGHQDVRRVLHRAGQQVGRVLADVVTALDPSVVVVGGPLGRAADVLDGVRVGLRDHADPDVVGGLEVRSGALGERAEVLGAVSLALARVAQA encoded by the coding sequence ATGACCACGACCGGCGCGCTGGCCCGCCTGCGCGCCGGCAACGCCCAGGCGATCACCGTGGTCCTGGCCCGCGAGGGCGCGCTGAGCCGCGCCGACCTGGTGCGCGGCACCGGGTTGTCGCGGGCCACCGTCTCCAGCCTGGTCGCCGAGCTGATCGAGGCCGGGCGCGTCGTGGAGACCAGCGAGCGGGTCCGCCCGCACCGCGGCGGCAGCGGTCGCCCGCCGGTCCTGGTACGCCTCAGCGCCCCCACCGGGATCGTGGCCGGGGTCGACCTCGGCCACCGCCACGTCCGGGTCGTCGTGGCCGACCGGGCGGGCGAGGTGCTCGCGGAGGAGCGCCGGGTCCTCGACGTCGACGGGCTCGGCGTCGCCGCGCTCGAGCAGGCCGCCGCGATGGTGCACGAGGCGGTCGACCGGGCCGGCGAGGACGTCGCCCGGCTGCAGGCGGTCGGGGCCTGCCTGCCCGCCCCCCTGGCCCGCGGCACCCGGGAGCTCGACGCCGCCCTGATGCCCGCGTGGGCCGGGGTCGACCCCGAGCAGGACCTCGCCCGCCTGGTCGGCGTCGCGGTGCACGTCGACAACGACGCGAACCTCGGCGCCCTGGCCGAGCTGGGCCGTGGCAGTGCGCGGCTGGTCGCCGACGTCGTCTACGTCAAGCTGGCCAGCGGCGTCGGGGCCGGGCTCGTCCTGGGGGGCCGCCTGCACCGCGGCGCCGGTGGTCGCGCCGGCGAGCTCGGCCACGTGACGTCGGTGCCCGACGGCCTGGCCTGCCGCTGCGGGCGTCGTGGCTGCCTGGAGACCGAGGTCTCCACCGACCGCCTGCAGGACCTGCTGCGGCCCGTCCACGGCGCGGCCGTGGAGGACCTCGTGGGGCTCGCCGAGCAGGGTCACCAGGACGTACGCCGGGTGCTGCACCGCGCCGGGCAGCAGGTCGGCCGGGTGCTGGCCGACGTGGTGACCGCCCTCGATCCCTCCGTGGTGGTCGTCGGCGGTCCGCTCGGCCGGGCCGCGGACGTGCTCGACGGGGTCCGGGTCGGGCTGCGGGACCACGCCGACCCCGACGTGGTCGGCGGTCTCGAGGTGCGCTCCGGCGCCCTCGGGGAGCGTGCGGAGGTGCTCGGCGCGGTGTCGCTGGCCCTGGCCCGGGTCGCGCAGGCCTGA
- a CDS encoding amidohydrolase family protein: MSRPPALRFHGPVLPDGETRTLYVVDGHVTYEPQAGAETAGEGWVLPGLVDAHCHVGLESHGAVDEATTERQALADREVGALLLRDCGSAADTAWVQERDDLPRLIRCGRHLARTRRYIRNYAHEVEPDDLPAYVATEAGRGDGWVKLVGDWISRDEGDLAPSFPADTFAEAIAVAHEHGARVTAHCFGHTVLPQLIEAGIDCIEHGTGLTPDLVEAMAAQGTALVPTVMQLENFPGYADAGEERFPRYATTMRDLYARRRETIMSAHEAGVAIYAGTDAGGVLPHGGIAGEVRALAGLGFTAEAALGAASWSARTWLGHPGLEEGAPADLVVYDRDPRTDLSVLDTPSRVVLRGVVVGSR; encoded by the coding sequence ATGAGCCGCCCGCCCGCCCTGCGCTTCCACGGTCCCGTCCTGCCCGACGGGGAGACCCGCACCCTCTACGTCGTCGACGGCCACGTCACCTACGAGCCGCAGGCCGGCGCGGAGACCGCGGGGGAGGGCTGGGTCCTGCCCGGGCTGGTCGACGCGCACTGCCACGTCGGGCTGGAGAGCCACGGAGCCGTCGACGAGGCCACGACCGAGCGGCAGGCCCTGGCCGACCGTGAGGTCGGAGCGCTGCTGCTGCGCGACTGCGGGTCGGCCGCCGACACGGCCTGGGTCCAGGAGCGTGACGACCTGCCCCGGCTGATCCGCTGCGGGCGGCACCTGGCCCGCACCCGCCGCTACATCCGCAACTACGCCCACGAGGTCGAGCCCGACGACCTCCCGGCGTACGTCGCGACCGAGGCCGGTCGCGGGGACGGCTGGGTCAAGCTGGTCGGCGACTGGATCTCGCGCGACGAGGGCGACCTGGCCCCGTCGTTCCCGGCCGACACCTTCGCGGAGGCGATCGCGGTCGCCCACGAGCACGGCGCCCGGGTCACCGCGCACTGCTTCGGCCACACCGTCCTGCCGCAGCTGATCGAGGCCGGCATCGACTGCATCGAGCACGGCACCGGTCTGACCCCCGACCTGGTCGAGGCGATGGCCGCGCAGGGGACCGCCCTGGTGCCGACGGTGATGCAGCTGGAGAACTTCCCCGGCTACGCCGACGCGGGGGAGGAGAGGTTCCCCCGGTACGCCACCACCATGCGCGACCTGTACGCGCGCCGCCGCGAGACGATCATGTCCGCGCACGAGGCCGGCGTGGCGATCTACGCCGGCACCGACGCCGGGGGCGTGCTGCCCCACGGCGGGATCGCCGGGGAGGTGCGCGCGCTGGCCGGGCTCGGGTTCACCGCCGAGGCCGCGCTCGGCGCCGCGTCGTGGAGCGCCCGCACCTGGCTCGGCCACCCCGGGCTCGAGGAGGGCGCCCCGGCCGACCTCGTCGTCTACGACCGCGACCCGCGTACGGACCTCTCGGTGCTCGACACCCCCTCCCGCGTCGTGCTGCGGGGCGTGGTGGTCGGCTCGCGGTAG
- the rpsP gene encoding 30S ribosomal protein S16: MAVKIRLKRLGKVRVPQYRIVVVDSRKKRDGRVIEEIGRYQPKEEPSVMVVQSERAQYWLGVGAQPTEAVEAILKVTGDWQTFKGLPGTEGTLRVKDEKRAKQDIFNEALKEAHGSGGAAATTKAEKSDKAEKPAKKAEAKADAAAKTPESETPEGATVEAEANEPAEKTPSDAPAEN, encoded by the coding sequence GTGGCCGTCAAGATTCGTTTGAAGCGCCTGGGCAAGGTCCGGGTCCCGCAGTACCGCATCGTCGTCGTCGACAGCCGTAAGAAGCGCGACGGCCGGGTGATCGAGGAGATCGGTCGGTACCAGCCCAAGGAGGAGCCCTCCGTCATGGTGGTGCAGTCCGAGCGGGCGCAGTACTGGCTCGGCGTCGGCGCCCAGCCGACCGAGGCCGTCGAGGCGATCCTCAAGGTCACCGGCGACTGGCAGACCTTCAAGGGCCTGCCGGGCACCGAGGGCACGTTGCGCGTCAAGGACGAGAAGCGCGCCAAGCAGGACATCTTCAACGAGGCCCTGAAGGAGGCGCACGGCTCCGGCGGTGCCGCCGCCACCACCAAGGCGGAGAAGTCCGACAAGGCCGAGAAGCCCGCCAAGAAGGCCGAGGCCAAGGCGGACGCCGCGGCCAAGACCCCGGAGTCGGAGACGCCCGAGGGCGCCACCGTCGAGGCCGAGGCCAACGAGCCGGCCGAGAAGACCCCGAGCGACGCCCCGGCGGAGAACTGA
- a CDS encoding RNA-binding protein: MLADALEHLVRGVVDNPDDVVVSDKQLRRGPLLEVRVHPDDLGKVIGRGGRTATAFRTVVSALAGREGARIDFVDVDRRR; this comes from the coding sequence ATGCTCGCCGATGCTCTCGAGCACCTCGTGCGTGGTGTGGTCGACAACCCCGACGACGTCGTCGTGTCGGACAAGCAGCTGCGCCGAGGTCCGCTGCTCGAGGTCCGGGTCCACCCCGACGACCTCGGCAAGGTGATCGGCCGTGGCGGGCGCACGGCGACCGCGTTCCGCACCGTCGTGAGCGCCCTCGCGGGCCGCGAGGGTGCACGGATCGACTTCGTCGACGTCGACCGACGCCGCTGA
- the rimM gene encoding ribosome maturation factor RimM (Essential for efficient processing of 16S rRNA): MDQIEVVVGRLGKPHGLRGELTVELRTDEPERRFAVGAVLRTEPPRGGAFPHRSLEVTATRWHQGVLLATFAGLEDRTAAESARGVLLRADVDPSERPEDPEEFYDHQLVGLAVHDLDGTRIGEVTALQHGAQDLLVVRTPDGRDALVPFVSALVPEVDLDARRVVVADRPGLVTPFPEEPGKARDEA; the protein is encoded by the coding sequence GTGGACCAGATCGAGGTCGTCGTCGGCCGGCTCGGCAAGCCGCACGGCCTGCGTGGCGAGCTGACCGTGGAGCTGCGCACCGACGAGCCCGAGCGCCGGTTCGCGGTGGGGGCGGTCCTGCGCACGGAGCCCCCGCGCGGCGGGGCGTTCCCGCACCGGTCGCTCGAGGTGACCGCGACGCGGTGGCACCAGGGCGTGCTGCTGGCCACGTTCGCCGGGCTCGAGGACCGTACGGCCGCGGAGTCGGCCCGCGGCGTCCTGCTGCGCGCCGACGTCGACCCGTCCGAGCGACCGGAGGACCCCGAGGAGTTCTACGACCACCAGCTCGTCGGGCTTGCGGTGCACGACCTGGACGGCACGCGGATCGGCGAGGTCACGGCCCTCCAGCACGGTGCGCAGGACCTGCTCGTGGTCCGCACCCCGGACGGCCGCGACGCGCTGGTCCCCTTCGTGTCCGCCCTCGTGCCCGAGGTCGACCTGGACGCCCGGCGGGTCGTGGTCGCCGACCGGCCCGGCCTGGTCACGCCGTTCCCCGAGGAGCCCGGGAAGGCCCGGGACGAGGCGTGA